The Pseudanabaena sp. BC1403 genome has a window encoding:
- a CDS encoding TldD/PmbA family protein, producing the protein MQFDLKAALSHIDLPSAEWIGLREVKEINTTRYVRDRKPQSNGRSQSHGVMIEVLANGQFGYASTNHLDLKNIQLTAQKAYQQAKTSAQWAVHHFTIAQRPKAIGQYFSPFLKSSDAIAPKEINELLIEICDTLKVSDQIVKTSAYAVITEIETRFVSSNGSDIYQKFLAIATDYAATAQDGAIIQKRGDNGQLARCNQIGMEVFDREEILQRAQVVGEQAVELLTAVECPTETTALVLAPDQMLLQIHESIGHPLEIDRILGDERNYAGGSFIKLEDFGNMQYGSSLMNVSFDPTMAGEFASYAFDDAGIPATKEYLIKEGKLLRGLGSSESQVRSGIEGVANARANSWNRPAIDRMANINLESGEYAFQEMIADIERGVYMESNRSWSIDDYRNKFQFGCEYAKLIENGKLTKTLRNPNYRGITNQFWNSLTKVGDRHTVEAYGSPFCGKGEPNQVIRVGHASPVCLFANIEVFGGAT; encoded by the coding sequence ATGCAATTTGATTTAAAAGCTGCCTTATCTCATATTGATCTACCATCTGCCGAATGGATCGGCTTGCGTGAAGTCAAAGAAATTAATACAACTCGATATGTACGCGATCGCAAGCCACAGTCAAATGGACGTAGCCAATCCCATGGCGTAATGATCGAAGTGCTAGCAAACGGACAATTTGGCTATGCCAGCACCAATCATCTTGATCTCAAAAATATTCAATTAACGGCTCAGAAAGCCTATCAACAAGCGAAAACATCAGCACAGTGGGCAGTACATCACTTTACGATCGCTCAAAGGCCAAAGGCGATTGGGCAGTATTTCTCACCATTTCTCAAATCATCAGATGCGATCGCCCCAAAAGAAATAAATGAACTCCTAATCGAAATCTGCGACACCTTAAAGGTTTCCGATCAAATCGTTAAAACTAGTGCCTATGCAGTAATTACTGAAATCGAGACAAGATTTGTCAGCAGTAACGGTTCTGACATTTATCAAAAATTTCTCGCCATCGCTACGGACTATGCTGCTACAGCCCAAGATGGTGCAATTATTCAAAAACGTGGGGATAATGGACAACTGGCTCGTTGCAATCAGATTGGGATGGAAGTATTTGATCGTGAGGAAATCTTGCAAAGAGCGCAAGTTGTCGGTGAGCAAGCAGTTGAATTACTCACCGCTGTAGAATGTCCCACGGAGACTACAGCACTAGTTTTAGCACCAGATCAAATGTTGCTACAAATCCATGAAAGCATCGGACATCCCTTAGAAATTGATCGCATCTTAGGCGATGAGCGCAACTACGCAGGCGGCAGCTTTATCAAGCTCGAAGACTTTGGCAACATGCAGTATGGCTCATCGCTAATGAATGTCTCCTTCGACCCCACAATGGCTGGCGAATTTGCTAGTTATGCCTTTGATGATGCTGGGATTCCAGCCACCAAAGAATATTTAATTAAAGAAGGTAAATTATTGCGCGGTTTAGGCAGTTCTGAGAGTCAAGTGCGCTCTGGCATTGAAGGTGTAGCTAATGCCAGAGCCAACTCATGGAACCGTCCTGCGATCGATCGCATGGCAAATATTAATCTTGAGTCGGGAGAATATGCTTTTCAGGAGATGATCGCCGATATCGAACGCGGCGTATATATGGAATCAAATCGCTCATGGTCAATTGATGATTATCGCAACAAGTTCCAATTTGGCTGTGAATACGCGAAACTCATTGAAAATGGCAAATTAACCAAAACTCTCCGTAATCCTAACTATCGCGGCATCACCAATCAATTCTGGAATAGTCTTACTAAAGTTGGCGATCGCCACACAGTCGAAGCTTATGGTTCTCCCTTTTGCGGTAAAGGTGAACCTAACCAAGTGATTCGCGTTGGACATGCTTCGCCTGTTTGCTTATTTGCAAACATTGAAGTCTTTGGCGGTGCTACCTAA
- the rsmI gene encoding 16S rRNA (cytidine(1402)-2'-O)-methyltransferase — protein MEASGILYLVGTPIGNLEDMTFRAIATLKQVDLIAAEDTRHTGKLLHHFGIETPQTSYHEHNAFKRVPELVEKLLQGMAIALVTDAGMPAISDPGVELVQGCIAAGIRIVPIPVVTAGIAALTASGFATQYFGFDGFLPTDKKEKRDRLEILRLETRTMILYESPHRLLRTLEELAESLGKERQIAIARELTKLHEEFWRGSIEDAIAYFTVQAPRGEFTLVLEGAKASLKPVWTEEVILKELQDLINSGVSRSDASRQLAELADLPRRQIYQLALTLQE, from the coding sequence ATGGAAGCTTCAGGAATTCTGTATTTAGTGGGAACGCCGATCGGTAATTTGGAGGATATGACTTTCAGGGCGATCGCGACGCTGAAACAGGTTGATTTAATTGCGGCGGAGGATACTAGACATACGGGCAAGCTGTTGCATCATTTTGGAATTGAGACTCCGCAGACAAGCTATCACGAACATAATGCTTTTAAGCGTGTCCCCGAACTAGTAGAAAAGTTGTTGCAAGGTATGGCGATCGCCTTAGTCACCGATGCAGGAATGCCAGCGATTTCTGATCCTGGGGTAGAACTGGTGCAGGGTTGTATCGCGGCAGGAATTCGGATTGTCCCGATTCCTGTTGTCACCGCAGGAATTGCTGCTTTGACCGCTTCGGGTTTTGCTACTCAGTATTTTGGGTTTGATGGATTTTTGCCAACTGATAAAAAAGAAAAACGCGATCGCTTAGAGATTTTGCGTTTAGAAACCCGCACGATGATTCTCTATGAATCGCCACATCGTTTATTACGAACTCTCGAAGAACTTGCCGAAAGTTTGGGGAAAGAACGTCAAATCGCGATCGCTAGGGAATTAACCAAATTACATGAGGAATTTTGGCGTGGTTCCATTGAAGATGCGATCGCCTATTTTACGGTACAGGCTCCTAGAGGGGAATTCACGTTGGTTTTAGAAGGTGCGAAAGCTAGTCTAAAGCCAGTTTGGACAGAGGAAGTAATTTTAAAAGAGTTGCAAGATTTGATTAATTCTGGTGTTTCGCGATCAGATGCAAGTCGCCAATTAGCCGAACTAGCCGATTTACCACGCCGCCAAATTTATCAGCTAGCGCTGACTCTACAAGAATAA
- the hmpF gene encoding pilus motility taxis protein HmpF, which translates to MQYLAELQISKAAFGLGGNSSIRLLARNTGENVWQPITNEQTLPIDSAMAKDFKDGQLVIAEVTGSNQVQSIQDASKKIVNILQAFSRSQDKYKSAEEEVEQWKQSLNFQSQELHRREQELEQKELELEHLNDRKQEIEELESKFSKERSEIEELRKNIESERGRFEAKAAALTVDQAEHIKTLISQLSTGFTNPDSLRDRIHSAIDLLNQRQEILTGFWQSLDRIKNEAEKQKSSLSKSTEELNARKTHWQQTQIALADAQAELKAQRGILKLQENNMAMSRLQLDAQIDLYQQTFKAIEEFGGPGCMDVLSPEEESRLQSMSIEELESTIKALQADFDRLANYVSAQEDELAGLEGEIADLQSQVETADQFERIELESNKDFAEEQYKVLEESVMGSRGGMQQRLSVLNKQKAILDRRKGIAVNLNPVQNLLPLLSQIEAQKNRQEQELRKMESQIETVRNYTQQQQDVLAKQTHEHQQQEQSIRAAEAQQQDQVRVVAELLGQISAREQLLRPVQDIVDTLRPQLEAAIQDLGVMSNGNSSAQILTDLQSVIQSLVSS; encoded by the coding sequence GTGCAGTACTTAGCGGAACTTCAAATATCGAAAGCAGCTTTTGGATTAGGCGGTAATTCGTCAATCCGTCTATTAGCACGTAATACGGGTGAAAATGTTTGGCAGCCGATTACTAACGAGCAAACATTGCCAATTGACTCGGCTATGGCAAAAGATTTTAAAGATGGTCAGTTAGTAATTGCTGAGGTTACTGGTAGTAACCAAGTGCAAAGTATCCAAGATGCTTCAAAAAAAATTGTCAATATCTTGCAGGCTTTTTCACGATCACAAGATAAATATAAATCTGCCGAAGAAGAAGTCGAGCAGTGGAAGCAATCTCTTAATTTTCAGAGTCAAGAGCTGCATCGGCGTGAGCAAGAGTTAGAACAAAAAGAGCTAGAGCTAGAACATCTTAATGATAGAAAACAAGAAATTGAGGAGTTAGAATCAAAATTTAGCAAAGAGCGTAGTGAAATTGAGGAATTACGCAAGAATATTGAATCAGAACGGGGGCGGTTTGAAGCTAAGGCAGCAGCCTTAACTGTCGATCAGGCTGAGCATATCAAAACGCTGATCAGTCAATTGTCAACTGGGTTTACAAATCCTGATTCTCTTAGAGACAGAATCCATAGTGCTATTGATCTTCTCAACCAGCGTCAAGAAATACTTACAGGATTTTGGCAAAGTTTAGACAGAATAAAAAATGAAGCTGAGAAGCAAAAAAGTAGTCTAAGCAAATCGACAGAAGAACTTAACGCTCGTAAAACTCATTGGCAGCAGACTCAAATTGCACTTGCTGATGCTCAAGCGGAGCTTAAAGCTCAGCGTGGCATCCTAAAGCTACAAGAAAATAATATGGCGATGTCTAGGTTACAACTAGATGCTCAAATTGACCTCTATCAGCAGACATTCAAAGCGATCGAGGAGTTTGGGGGGCCTGGCTGTATGGATGTACTTAGTCCTGAAGAAGAAAGTCGCTTACAGTCAATGTCTATTGAAGAACTAGAATCAACAATTAAGGCATTGCAAGCTGATTTTGATAGGTTAGCCAATTATGTAAGTGCTCAAGAAGATGAGCTAGCTGGGCTAGAAGGCGAAATAGCGGATCTACAGAGTCAGGTTGAAACTGCGGATCAATTTGAGCGTATTGAACTAGAAAGCAATAAGGATTTTGCTGAGGAACAATACAAGGTTCTTGAAGAAAGCGTTATGGGATCACGAGGGGGGATGCAACAGCGCCTTTCTGTACTAAATAAACAAAAGGCGATTCTGGATCGCCGTAAAGGAATTGCGGTTAATTTAAATCCAGTCCAGAATTTATTGCCTTTGTTATCGCAAATTGAAGCTCAAAAGAATCGTCAAGAACAAGAGCTTCGTAAGATGGAAAGCCAAATTGAGACAGTGAGAAACTATACGCAGCAGCAGCAAGATGTTCTTGCAAAGCAAACGCATGAACATCAGCAACAAGAACAATCAATTCGTGCTGCCGAGGCTCAACAGCAAGATCAGGTTAGAGTTGTTGCTGAATTGTTAGGACAAATTAGTGCTAGAGAGCAGCTTTTACGTCCTGTGCAGGATATTGTGGACACGTTACGCCCACAGCTAGAGGCAGCGATTCAGGATCTGGGAGTTATGTCAAATGGTAATAGCTCCGCACAAATTCTCACTGATCTACAATCTGTTATTCAAAGTTTAGTTTCTTCTTAA
- a CDS encoding ABC transporter permease: MTWWKRLRTNPLAWIGIVILTTFYGLAIFANFVTPYGVNESAKNGALLPPTQIHWRDRQGQYIGAHVYPTTQGKVDMETGDRALIVDYTKPSQIQIFHGGHLFSTTSSAQLNILGTDEQGRDQLTRLLYGGRISLLIGFIGTIISYTVGCLVGGISGYVGGWLDVVLMRFVEVLMSVPSIYLLVALTAILPAEISNTERFALIIAIISFVSWAGLARIIRGQVLSIKEQTFILAARASGASPLRIIVNHVLPQTITFIIISATLDIPRFIVVEAVLSLVGLGIQPPDPSWGNMLSVSTNASIVILQPWLVWVPAFAIVLTVLSFNLLGDSLRDALDPKNIRQ, translated from the coding sequence ATGACTTGGTGGAAACGACTCAGAACCAATCCTCTTGCTTGGATTGGTATTGTAATTTTAACGACTTTCTATGGCTTGGCTATATTTGCTAATTTTGTAACCCCCTATGGTGTTAATGAATCGGCTAAAAATGGTGCACTGCTACCACCTACCCAAATTCATTGGCGCGATCGTCAAGGTCAATATATTGGTGCTCATGTCTATCCGACTACTCAGGGCAAAGTCGATATGGAAACAGGCGATCGTGCCTTAATCGTTGACTACACCAAGCCTTCACAGATTCAGATTTTTCATGGCGGACATTTGTTTAGTACCACTAGTAGTGCTCAACTGAATATACTAGGAACAGATGAGCAAGGACGGGATCAATTGACCAGATTACTGTATGGCGGTAGGATTAGTCTCCTAATCGGCTTTATCGGTACAATTATCTCTTATACTGTGGGCTGCCTTGTCGGTGGTATTTCAGGCTATGTTGGCGGATGGCTTGATGTGGTGTTAATGCGTTTTGTTGAGGTTCTGATGTCAGTCCCTTCAATTTATTTGTTAGTAGCATTAACTGCAATTTTGCCAGCTGAAATCAGTAATACTGAGCGATTCGCGTTAATCATTGCGATAATTTCATTTGTATCATGGGCAGGCTTAGCAAGAATTATTCGAGGGCAAGTACTGTCCATCAAAGAACAAACTTTTATTTTGGCAGCTCGTGCTTCAGGAGCAAGCCCATTACGGATCATTGTCAATCATGTCTTACCACAAACAATCACATTTATTATTATCTCTGCAACCCTCGATATCCCCCGATTTATTGTTGTAGAGGCAGTTTTAAGTCTTGTTGGACTAGGTATACAACCTCCTGATCCCTCATGGGGTAATATGCTGTCAGTGTCTACAAATGCCTCGATTGTAATTCTGCAACCTTGGCTAGTATGGGTTCCTGCATTTGCGATCGTATTGACGGTGCTATCATTTAATCTCTTGGGTGATAGTTTGCGCGATGCCCTTGACCCCAAAAACATTAGGCAATAG
- a CDS encoding flavin reductase family protein — protein MTVTIPQDEQLGAAIGAIPSGLFIVTSQQNGKTATMLASWVQQSGFTPPSATIIVAKGRPIESFLTIGSPVVVNIAEKGQGKIIGHFAKGFAPDIDPFDGIETATAPSGQPYLTDAIAYLDATVVGSLDAGDHTVILATINAGERLREGESAIHTRKNGFKY, from the coding sequence ATGACCGTTACCATTCCTCAAGATGAACAGCTTGGAGCCGCAATTGGCGCGATCCCCAGTGGCTTATTCATTGTTACCTCTCAACAAAATGGCAAAACTGCCACCATGCTAGCTTCATGGGTACAGCAGTCTGGGTTTACTCCTCCTTCCGCAACAATAATTGTTGCCAAAGGCAGACCAATTGAGTCTTTTTTAACAATCGGTAGTCCTGTCGTGGTTAATATTGCCGAAAAGGGACAGGGCAAAATCATCGGACATTTTGCCAAGGGTTTTGCTCCAGATATCGATCCTTTTGATGGTATCGAAACTGCTACTGCGCCAAGCGGACAGCCATATCTAACCGATGCGATCGCCTATCTTGATGCAACTGTTGTAGGTAGTCTTGATGCAGGTGATCACACAGTAATTTTGGCAACCATTAACGCAGGTGAGCGCCTCCGTGAAGGCGAATCAGCTATCCACACTCGCAAAAATGGTTTCAAGTATTAA
- a CDS encoding peptidylprolyl isomerase, protein MIRAVIETAKGTIRAEFDDQHAPITVKNFVDLAKHGFYDGLTFHRVEPGFVIQGGDPLGNGTGGSGDRIKLEIWAEGDTEATIGNILTGGKKPVIKHNKAGVFSMARTNDPNSATSQFFITLGDASFLDGQYAAFGYTEDTEVAQAIRRGDKILSIKVEE, encoded by the coding sequence ATGATCCGTGCTGTAATCGAGACCGCTAAGGGAACTATCCGTGCTGAGTTTGATGATCAACACGCCCCAATCACTGTCAAAAATTTCGTAGACCTAGCCAAGCATGGTTTTTATGATGGATTAACTTTTCATCGTGTCGAACCAGGATTTGTAATTCAAGGCGGCGATCCTCTTGGTAATGGTACTGGTGGATCGGGCGATCGCATCAAACTCGAAATCTGGGCAGAAGGTGATACTGAAGCCACTATTGGCAACATCTTAACTGGTGGCAAAAAACCCGTGATTAAGCACAACAAAGCAGGTGTTTTCTCCATGGCACGCACTAATGACCCTAATAGTGCCACTAGTCAGTTTTTTATCACTCTTGGTGATGCATCATTTTTAGATGGTCAATATGCAGCTTTTGGATATACAGAAGATACCGAAGTTGCGCAAGCAATTCGTCGTGGTGACAAAATCCTCTCAATTAAAGTTGAAGAATAA
- a CDS encoding glycoside hydrolase family 57 protein: protein MSIGYLALVLHAHLPYVRHPESDYVLEEEWLYEAITETYIPLIKVYEGLRRDGIDFKMTMSMTPPLVSMLRDPLLQERYDKHLAMLQQLVELEVIRNEHNGHVKYLAEYYVKEFAETRETWEKYGGDLITAFKQFQDTNNLEIITCGATHGYLPLMKMYPEAVWAQLEVAVEHYTQEFGRAPNGIWLPECAYYDGLERLLADVGLRYFLTDGHGLLYGQPRPRFGTYAPIFTETGVAAFARDHESSQQVWSSKVGYPGNAVYREFYKDLGWEAEYEYIKPFIMPNGQRKNTGVKYHRITGSDFGLDAKQLYDPYWAKEKAAEHATNFMQNRESQIGYLHDMMGRPPLVVSPYDAELFGHWWYEGPWFIDFLIRKSHYDQTTFEMTHLADYLRGNPTQQVSRPAQSSWGYKGFHEYWLNETNAWVYQHLHKGAERMIHLSYREPVDELEWRALNQAARELLLAQSSDWAFIMRTGTMVPYAIRRTRSHLMRLEKLFDDIEAGTIDAGWLEKIEYIDNIFPDINYRTYRPLTAG, encoded by the coding sequence ATGAGCATTGGATATCTCGCGCTGGTCTTACACGCTCACCTGCCTTACGTCCGCCACCCCGAAAGCGACTACGTACTTGAAGAAGAATGGCTATATGAGGCGATCACCGAGACTTATATTCCCCTCATCAAAGTCTACGAGGGACTTAGGCGAGATGGCATTGATTTCAAGATGACCATGAGCATGACACCGCCGCTTGTCTCAATGCTGCGTGATCCACTTCTGCAAGAACGGTATGACAAGCATCTAGCGATGCTACAGCAATTGGTTGAACTTGAAGTAATTCGCAATGAGCATAATGGTCATGTCAAGTATCTTGCTGAATACTACGTTAAAGAATTTGCAGAAACTCGCGAAACTTGGGAAAAATATGGTGGCGATCTTATAACTGCATTCAAACAGTTCCAAGATACAAATAACCTTGAGATCATCACCTGTGGTGCAACGCATGGCTATCTGCCGCTGATGAAAATGTATCCAGAGGCAGTTTGGGCACAATTAGAAGTCGCCGTTGAACATTACACGCAAGAGTTTGGACGAGCACCTAATGGAATTTGGTTGCCAGAATGTGCGTATTACGATGGGCTAGAGAGATTATTGGCGGATGTAGGATTGCGCTATTTTCTGACTGATGGGCATGGGCTTTTGTATGGTCAGCCCCGACCTCGTTTTGGGACATATGCACCTATTTTTACAGAGACAGGCGTAGCTGCATTTGCCCGTGATCATGAGTCTTCACAGCAAGTATGGTCATCAAAAGTTGGCTACCCTGGTAATGCTGTTTATCGAGAATTTTATAAAGACCTAGGATGGGAGGCAGAGTATGAATATATCAAGCCGTTTATCATGCCTAACGGTCAGCGCAAAAATACAGGTGTCAAGTATCACCGCATTACAGGAAGTGATTTTGGGCTAGATGCAAAGCAGCTTTATGATCCATATTGGGCAAAGGAGAAAGCAGCTGAACATGCGACTAATTTCATGCAAAATCGTGAAAGTCAGATCGGTTATCTGCATGACATGATGGGTCGCCCGCCACTAGTGGTATCTCCTTATGATGCAGAATTGTTTGGGCATTGGTGGTATGAGGGTCCTTGGTTTATTGATTTTCTGATTCGTAAGTCTCATTACGATCAAACCACTTTTGAGATGACGCATCTTGCCGACTATCTACGTGGCAATCCAACTCAACAGGTATCTCGTCCTGCTCAATCTAGTTGGGGCTATAAGGGCTTCCATGAATACTGGCTAAATGAGACGAATGCTTGGGTTTATCAACATCTGCATAAAGGTGCGGAGAGGATGATTCATTTGTCCTATCGTGAGCCTGTTGACGAGCTAGAATGGCGAGCGCTTAATCAAGCAGCGCGTGAGTTGCTTTTAGCGCAGTCCTCTGATTGGGCTTTCATTATGCGCACTGGCACGATGGTTCCCTATGCAATTAGAAGGACGCGATCGCATTTAATGCGATTGGAGAAACTATTTGATGATATTGAGGCTGGCACAATCGATGCTGGCTGGCTAGAAAAAATTGAATATATTGACAATATATTTCCCGATATCAATTACAGAACTTATCGTCCATTGACGGCTGGCTAA
- a CDS encoding endonuclease: MTEWLRIFWLPSKPIQKLKELPQDAGVYYITALWIVLYVGKAKNLRNRWKTAHHRYQQFKLLHPFGRLHYKVLTTTQIHSYEKAEIARLRPAWNGTARVTFGDLLCLFVAVWGRVVIYVLLLLLAITALIYLLSN; this comes from the coding sequence ATGACTGAATGGCTTCGTATTTTTTGGCTACCATCTAAACCCATACAGAAGTTAAAGGAGTTACCTCAAGATGCAGGCGTATATTACATTACGGCTTTATGGATCGTGCTATATGTTGGTAAAGCAAAGAATTTACGCAATCGCTGGAAAACTGCCCATCATCGTTATCAACAATTTAAACTACTCCATCCGTTTGGAAGACTACATTACAAAGTATTGACAACTACTCAGATCCATTCCTACGAAAAAGCTGAGATTGCGAGGTTGCGTCCTGCATGGAATGGCACGGCAAGAGTGACCTTTGGGGATTTACTATGTCTGTTTGTGGCAGTGTGGGGACGAGTAGTCATTTATGTTTTGCTGCTACTTCTTGCGATCACAGCTCTTATCTATTTGCTATCAAATTGA
- a CDS encoding phasin family protein, whose product MDSNNLLKQLLMLGVGTTSMVLEKIKEASEDWVKDGKIDPEQASEILNDIASRLKSEQGNLETLIQRQIRNVMQDLGVPRQNEMDELRGRIDRLERQMRDLENKQWR is encoded by the coding sequence ATGGATAGCAATAATTTGCTCAAGCAGTTACTCATGCTTGGAGTTGGCACGACTTCGATGGTGCTAGAAAAAATAAAAGAAGCTAGTGAAGATTGGGTCAAAGATGGCAAAATCGATCCTGAACAGGCTTCAGAGATCCTCAATGATATTGCAAGCCGACTCAAGTCAGAGCAGGGAAATCTGGAAACTTTAATTCAGCGGCAGATTCGTAATGTGATGCAAGATTTGGGTGTACCACGTCAAAATGAAATGGATGAATTGCGTGGACGAATCGATCGCCTAGAGCGTCAGATGCGTGATTTAGAAAATAAGCAGTGGCGCTAA
- a CDS encoding RluA family pseudouridine synthase: MNLEIIPTANNNTNLIEVGTDLIKSERIDRFLAHHLTELSRSRIQTLIDEGHVTVNDVLCNNKKDLIKAGDRIQIITPDATPLDIVAQEIPLDVLYEDEHLIVINKSAGIVVHPAAGHSDGTLVNALLAHCNELSGINGTQRPGIVHRLDKDTSGVMVVAKSDRAHQDLQAQIQAKTARREYLGIVRGVPKGESGIIDAAIARHKSDRKKMAVISDGRKAITHWQIQERLGNYTLVKFDLETGRTHQIRVHSAYMGWAIAGDPVYGYPNKETSQYLSGQALHAWRLTFTHPVSGVLIENTAPIPEGFEKLLVFLRRRK; the protein is encoded by the coding sequence ATGAATCTAGAAATCATCCCTACAGCGAATAATAATACTAACTTGATTGAAGTCGGGACAGATTTGATTAAATCTGAGCGAATTGATCGCTTCTTAGCACATCACCTCACCGAACTATCCCGCTCGCGAATACAAACATTAATTGATGAAGGGCATGTCACCGTTAATGACGTTCTTTGTAACAACAAAAAGGATTTAATCAAAGCAGGCGATCGCATTCAAATCATTACTCCCGATGCAACGCCCCTCGATATCGTTGCCCAAGAAATTCCCTTAGATGTTCTGTACGAAGATGAGCATTTAATTGTAATCAATAAATCTGCGGGAATAGTCGTCCATCCTGCGGCGGGACATAGTGATGGAACTTTAGTGAATGCGCTTTTAGCACATTGCAATGAGCTTTCGGGGATAAATGGAACTCAGCGCCCAGGAATTGTGCATCGTTTAGATAAAGATACCAGTGGCGTAATGGTGGTTGCCAAGAGCGATCGCGCTCATCAAGATTTACAAGCCCAGATTCAAGCAAAAACGGCACGACGGGAATATCTAGGCATTGTGCGCGGCGTTCCCAAAGGTGAATCAGGCATAATTGACGCTGCGATCGCCCGACACAAGAGCGATCGCAAAAAAATGGCAGTCATTTCCGATGGCAGAAAAGCGATTACACATTGGCAAATTCAGGAACGTTTGGGAAATTACACGCTTGTTAAGTTTGATTTAGAAACAGGACGTACCCATCAAATTCGCGTTCATTCCGCATATATGGGCTGGGCGATCGCTGGCGATCCTGTCTATGGATATCCGAATAAGGAAACTTCGCAATATCTGTCAGGTCAGGCGCTACATGCATGGCGGCTTACATTTACCCATCCAGTCTCAGGCGTATTAATTGAAAATACTGCCCCAATACCTGAAGGGTTTGAGAAGCTATTAGTATTTTTACGACGCAGAAAATAA